One Phoenix dactylifera cultivar Barhee BC4 unplaced genomic scaffold, palm_55x_up_171113_PBpolish2nd_filt_p 000085F, whole genome shotgun sequence DNA segment encodes these proteins:
- the LOC103697527 gene encoding uncharacterized protein LOC103697527 isoform X1 gives MEALTSAAVSPPTSTRRSTRDSSLLRPPPRRHRPHLAASSRLPCHRLPALCSLGLPPSPVPISGGGRWRRSLVACASSSSSLAGGDEGEDEEEAGEGRGVGDDDLERALAMDASIPGSSQEFVRRVSSRAYDMRRNLMQTIDSISYDVLESNPWREDSKPVYVLAQRDNQLWTMKTRRSRSEVERELDLLFSKGRKRGSAIGNKATYSSVGTKFHMLVEDIREGVLVFEDENDATRYCDLLQGGGQGCEGIAELEASSVFDICRNMKALAVLFRRGRTPPLPKSLEQNLRARKRSLEDQDLM, from the exons ATGGAAGCTCTGACGTCCGCCGCCGTCTCACCTCCCACCTCCACCAGAAGAAGCACCCGAGACTCCTCCCTCCTCCGGCCGCCGCCACGGCGGCACCGCCCCCACCTCGCCGCCTCCTCTCGCCTCCCCTGCCACCGCCTCCCGGCCCTCTGCTCCCTCGgcctccccccctcccccgTCCCCATCAGCGGCGGTGGGAGGTGGCGAAGATCCTTGGTGGCctgcgcctcctcctcctcatcgcTGGCTGGAGGGGACGAAGGGGAGGACGAGGAGGAAGCAGGGGAAGGACGAGGCGTGGGCGATGACGATTTGGAGCGGGCGTTGGCGATGGACGCGAGCATCCCGGGGAGCTCCCAGGAGTTCGTGCGGCGGGTCTCCTCCCGCGCCTACGACATGCGCCGTAATCTTATGCAGACCATCGATTCCATCAGTTACGACG TTCTGGAGTCCAATCCTTGGAGGGAAGACTCAAAACCAGTCTACGTGCTGGCTCAAAGAGATAACCAGTTATGGACAATGAAAACACGCAGGAGTCGCAG TGAAGTTGAAAGGGAGCTTGATCTGCTATTCTCTAAAGGAAGAAAGCGGGGATCAGCAATTGGCAATAAAGCTACATATTCAAGTGTTGGCACAAAATTTCACATGCTTGTTGAAGATATCAGGGAAGGAGTGCTT GTGTTTGAAGATGAGAATGATGCCACAAGATACTGTGACCTGCTACAGGGAGGAGGACAGGGTTGTGAAGGCATTGCAGAACTAGAGGCCTCATCG GTCTTTGATATTTGTCGCAATATGAAGGCTCTGGCTGTTTTGTTCCGTCGAGGAAGGACACCTCCATTGCCTAAAAGCCTAGAGCAAAATCTAAGAGCTCGAAAGCGGTCGCTAGAAGACCAGGATCTTATGTAA
- the LOC103697527 gene encoding uncharacterized protein LOC103697527 isoform X2 translates to MEALTSAAVSPPTSTRRSTRDSSLLRPPPRRHRPHLAASSRLPCHRLPALCSLGLPPSPVPISGGGRWRRSLVACASSSSSLAGGDEGEDEEEAGEGRGVGDDDLERALAMDASIPGSSQEFVRRVSSRAYDMRRNLMQTIDSISYDVLESNPWREDSKPVYVLAQRDNQLWTMKTRRSRRSVKLKGSLICYSLKEESGDQQLAIKLHIQVLAQNFTCLLKISGKECLCLKMRMMPQDTVTCYREEDRVVKALQN, encoded by the exons ATGGAAGCTCTGACGTCCGCCGCCGTCTCACCTCCCACCTCCACCAGAAGAAGCACCCGAGACTCCTCCCTCCTCCGGCCGCCGCCACGGCGGCACCGCCCCCACCTCGCCGCCTCCTCTCGCCTCCCCTGCCACCGCCTCCCGGCCCTCTGCTCCCTCGgcctccccccctcccccgTCCCCATCAGCGGCGGTGGGAGGTGGCGAAGATCCTTGGTGGCctgcgcctcctcctcctcatcgcTGGCTGGAGGGGACGAAGGGGAGGACGAGGAGGAAGCAGGGGAAGGACGAGGCGTGGGCGATGACGATTTGGAGCGGGCGTTGGCGATGGACGCGAGCATCCCGGGGAGCTCCCAGGAGTTCGTGCGGCGGGTCTCCTCCCGCGCCTACGACATGCGCCGTAATCTTATGCAGACCATCGATTCCATCAGTTACGACG TTCTGGAGTCCAATCCTTGGAGGGAAGACTCAAAACCAGTCTACGTGCTGGCTCAAAGAGATAACCAGTTATGGACAATGAAAACACGCAGGAGTCGCAGGTCAG TGAAGTTGAAAGGGAGCTTGATCTGCTATTCTCTAAAGGAAGAAAGCGGGGATCAGCAATTGGCAATAAAGCTACATATTCAAGTGTTGGCACAAAATTTCACATGCTTGTTGAAGATATCAGGGAAGGAGTGCTT GTGTTTGAAGATGAGAATGATGCCACAAGATACTGTGACCTGCTACAGGGAGGAGGACAGGGTTGTGAAGGCATTGCAGAACTAG